From one Suicoccus acidiformans genomic stretch:
- the mnmG gene encoding tRNA uridine-5-carboxymethylaminomethyl(34) synthesis enzyme MnmG, with the protein MENFVAGQYDVIVVGGGHAGSEAALASARMGMSTLMITMNLDMIAFMPCNPSVGGPAKGVVVREIDALGGEMGRNIDQTYIQMRLLNTSKGPAVQALRAQADKDAYSRQMKHTLEQQENLSLLQGVVTRLLVEEDSRVSGVVTQTGAIYRAEAVILTAGTYSRGKIIIGDLSYASGPNNTLPSLELSEHLLELGIELTRFKTGTPPRIHQDSIDFDAMEIQPGDTQPNHFSYLTSDEAFDEASVPCWLTHTNSQTHAIIQDNLHRAPMFTGIVEGVGARYCPSIEDKIVRFSDKPRHQIFIEPEGLHTQEMYVQGLSTSLPEDVQVAMLQTVRGLEKAQILRPGYAIEYDVVVPHQLHLTLELKDFPGLYTAGQMNGTSGYEEAAGQGLMAGINAALKIQGKEPLILRRDEAYIGVMIDDLVTKGTTEPYRLLTSRAEYRLLLRHDNADLRLTQYGHDIGLVSEERYDTYQTKKQDIETELERLSHTRIKPSTPGLTELFARVNSSPLKDGILAYDLLKRPEIKYADLISIIPKDGEPLERQTGEQVEIQIKYHGYIEKAERKVSKMQAMETKDIPEDIDWDAIDNLATEARDRLKLIGPTTLGQASRVSGVNPADIAILSVYLSQGKSRIARVSS; encoded by the coding sequence ATGGAGAATTTTGTTGCAGGTCAGTATGATGTAATCGTTGTTGGAGGGGGGCATGCTGGGAGTGAGGCTGCTTTAGCATCCGCTCGTATGGGCATGTCGACTTTGATGATTACGATGAATTTAGATATGATTGCTTTTATGCCGTGTAATCCATCGGTAGGGGGACCAGCTAAAGGTGTAGTCGTCCGAGAAATTGACGCTTTAGGTGGTGAAATGGGTCGCAATATCGATCAAACATATATTCAAATGCGTCTATTGAATACCAGTAAAGGTCCTGCTGTACAAGCTCTAAGAGCCCAAGCAGATAAAGATGCTTACAGTCGCCAAATGAAGCATACACTTGAACAGCAAGAGAATTTATCGCTACTTCAAGGGGTTGTAACCCGCCTTCTTGTGGAAGAGGATTCACGGGTAAGTGGTGTGGTAACCCAAACGGGAGCTATTTACCGCGCTGAAGCCGTTATTTTAACGGCCGGAACGTATTCGCGTGGTAAGATTATTATCGGTGATTTGTCTTATGCATCCGGCCCGAATAATACCCTACCGTCCCTTGAATTATCTGAGCATTTGCTTGAATTGGGGATTGAACTCACTCGTTTCAAAACCGGAACCCCACCAAGAATCCATCAAGATAGTATTGATTTTGATGCAATGGAAATACAGCCCGGAGATACCCAACCGAATCATTTCTCTTACTTGACGTCGGATGAGGCTTTCGATGAAGCGAGCGTTCCATGTTGGCTTACACATACGAACAGTCAAACGCATGCGATTATTCAAGATAATCTTCATCGTGCGCCAATGTTTACAGGAATCGTCGAAGGCGTTGGAGCCCGCTATTGCCCTTCCATTGAGGACAAGATCGTACGCTTCAGTGATAAACCCCGGCACCAAATCTTTATCGAACCTGAAGGTCTACATACGCAGGAAATGTATGTGCAAGGTCTGTCAACGTCCTTGCCTGAAGATGTACAAGTAGCGATGCTTCAAACGGTTCGCGGTTTAGAAAAAGCACAAATCCTTCGTCCTGGTTATGCCATTGAATATGATGTGGTAGTACCCCATCAGCTACACTTGACGTTAGAGCTGAAAGATTTCCCTGGTCTTTATACTGCTGGTCAAATGAACGGGACGAGTGGCTATGAAGAAGCGGCTGGACAAGGTTTGATGGCCGGTATTAACGCTGCCTTAAAAATACAAGGGAAGGAACCATTGATTTTAAGACGGGATGAAGCTTACATAGGCGTTATGATTGACGATTTAGTGACCAAGGGCACAACGGAGCCATACCGTCTCCTCACCTCCCGAGCAGAGTATCGACTTTTATTACGCCACGACAATGCTGATTTACGCCTAACACAATACGGTCATGATATTGGCCTCGTAAGTGAAGAACGCTACGACACCTATCAAACCAAAAAACAAGATATCGAAACAGAACTAGAGCGTTTAAGTCATACGCGCATTAAACCTTCCACACCAGGTTTAACTGAATTATTTGCCCGGGTAAACTCCTCTCCTCTAAAAGACGGCATTCTAGCTTATGATTTATTGAAACGCCCTGAAATTAAATATGCAGACTTAATTTCAATCATTCCCAAAGACGGCGAGCCTTTAGAGCGTCAGACAGGAGAACAGGTTGAGATTCAAATTAAATATCATGGCTATATTGAGAAAGCAGAACGAAAAGTTAGCAAAATGCAAGCCATGGAGACCAAAGATATACCTGAAGATATCGATTGGGATGCGATCGATAACTTAGCGACCGAAGCACGCGATCGGTTGAAATTAATTGGACCGACGACGCTTGGGCAAGCTAGCCGGGTCAGTGGGGTTAATCCAGCAGATATTGCTATTTTGTCAGTCTATTTATCCCAAGGCAAAAGTAGAATTGCTCGGGTCTCTTCTTAA
- a CDS encoding GntR family transcriptional regulator, with protein MTLKEKAYKVLRQQIVNQELPPGTPLIETDIAEQLGMSRTPVREAIRRLAQDGLVVNMSSRTTIVSQINQHDVEEIFTVRIALETLALEESFTKITQEEINSLRRQYDLLEDNFTYSEAYKIDLNFHALWVENSGNQRLANILDMLNGQTERYRRYSHKVEERSQASINEHLAILDQIEAQNLTAAKEALASHLTNTMHNIQDDASLHSFS; from the coding sequence GTGACCCTCAAAGAAAAAGCTTATAAAGTTTTACGCCAACAAATTGTCAACCAAGAATTACCTCCGGGTACGCCCTTGATTGAAACGGATATAGCAGAACAGCTCGGTATGTCGCGTACTCCAGTGCGTGAAGCGATTCGTCGTCTAGCTCAAGATGGACTAGTCGTTAATATGTCATCTCGGACAACCATTGTCAGCCAAATCAACCAACATGACGTTGAGGAAATTTTCACTGTCCGCATTGCTTTAGAAACTCTCGCCCTCGAAGAAAGTTTCACCAAAATTACCCAAGAGGAAATTAACAGTTTACGCAGGCAATATGATTTACTCGAAGATAACTTTACATACAGTGAGGCTTATAAAATCGATTTAAATTTCCATGCCTTATGGGTTGAGAATTCAGGGAACCAACGTTTAGCTAATATCTTAGATATGCTGAATGGTCAAACAGAGCGCTATCGCCGTTATTCTCATAAAGTTGAAGAACGCTCACAAGCATCTATTAACGAGCATCTTGCCATCTTAGATCAAATCGAAGCACAGAATTTAACTGCTGCCAAAGAAGCCTTAGCCAGTCATTTAACGAATACAATGCACAATATTCAAGACGATGCATCCTTACATAGCTTCAGCTAA
- a CDS encoding cobalamin-independent methionine synthase II family protein: MTANKIITTHVGSLPRPQRLLEANQQRSNGTISEDDFNEILKNSVNHVVQKQAEIGIDQVNDGEYGHITSGPVDYGAWWNYSFYRLGGLEMTGEDRWAKKEAIRSEPGKIRLTNFSDRRDRQKFREAYEDPASGILSRRATVDNPAFSGPVTYIGQDQVQRDVTLLKQAMNSHNIQEGFMAAISPGSAARLEDRYYHDEQALLNAVADAMHEEYKAITDAGLIVQLDAPDLAEAWDQINPEPTVEDFQNWLQLRIEAINRALKGIDPELVRLHICWGSWHGPHTTDIPFEYIVDQCLQVNAASFSFEASSPRHAHEWKVWEKEGRLKPGQKIVPGFISHSTNIVEHPELVADRIERFAKIVGPENVIASTDCGLGGRIHEQIAWAKLESLVKGAEIASHRLFG, encoded by the coding sequence GTGACAGCTAATAAAATTATTACAACACATGTGGGTTCACTGCCAAGACCCCAACGTTTACTTGAAGCAAATCAGCAACGTTCAAACGGTACAATCTCTGAAGATGATTTCAATGAAATCCTCAAAAATTCAGTCAATCACGTTGTCCAAAAGCAGGCAGAAATTGGCATTGATCAAGTTAATGATGGGGAATATGGCCATATTACATCTGGCCCGGTAGACTACGGTGCTTGGTGGAATTATTCATTCTATCGTTTAGGTGGCTTAGAGATGACGGGGGAAGACCGTTGGGCAAAGAAAGAAGCTATTCGCTCAGAACCAGGCAAGATTCGCTTAACGAACTTTTCAGATCGACGCGATCGCCAAAAGTTCCGAGAAGCTTATGAAGATCCAGCAAGTGGTATTCTCAGCCGACGAGCTACAGTCGATAACCCTGCTTTCTCAGGTCCCGTCACCTATATCGGTCAAGATCAAGTTCAAAGAGACGTTACCCTATTAAAGCAAGCCATGAATAGTCACAATATCCAAGAAGGCTTTATGGCCGCTATATCACCGGGTTCTGCAGCCCGTCTCGAAGACCGCTACTATCATGACGAACAAGCTCTACTGAATGCTGTAGCTGATGCAATGCATGAAGAATATAAAGCCATTACAGATGCTGGTCTGATTGTGCAACTCGATGCACCTGATTTAGCTGAAGCTTGGGACCAAATTAATCCAGAACCAACCGTAGAAGACTTCCAAAACTGGCTCCAACTTCGCATTGAAGCGATTAATCGGGCACTTAAAGGGATTGACCCAGAACTCGTTCGCTTACATATCTGCTGGGGCTCATGGCATGGTCCGCATACGACAGATATTCCATTTGAATATATTGTTGATCAGTGCTTACAAGTAAACGCAGCAAGCTTCTCCTTTGAAGCATCTAGTCCAAGACATGCCCATGAGTGGAAAGTCTGGGAGAAAGAAGGACGCTTAAAACCTGGTCAAAAGATTGTCCCTGGATTCATTTCACATTCGACAAATATCGTCGAGCACCCTGAATTAGTGGCAGACCGCATTGAACGATTCGCAAAGATTGTCGGACCAGAGAATGTAATTGCCTCAACCGACTGCGGACTTGGCGGACGTATTCACGAACAAATTGCATGGGCGAAATTAGAGTCTTTAGTTAAAGGGGCAGAAATTGCATCCCATAGACTCTTTGGCTAA
- the rsmG gene encoding 16S rRNA (guanine(527)-N(7))-methyltransferase RsmG: MRVDVFIEALKNKGIQLTEEQVAQFERYYQELVEWNEKVNLTAITVKEEVYLKHFYDSLMPLWLTPEVFEKANSLCDVGAGAGFPSIPLKIVRPDLTITIIDSLNKRIQFLDHLSGVLGLSDVSAVHARAEEAGQNATYRGQFDIVTARAVASLNVLTELCIPLARKGGHFIALKGQQAEEELKEAQGAIRQLGAKYISSDSESLPGEEGQRTIITIRKTLDTPNKYPRRPGKPGKQPLK, encoded by the coding sequence GTGAGAGTAGATGTATTTATTGAAGCTTTAAAGAATAAAGGTATTCAACTAACTGAAGAACAAGTGGCACAGTTTGAACGCTATTATCAAGAATTAGTTGAATGGAATGAGAAAGTTAACTTAACCGCTATTACAGTCAAAGAAGAGGTTTACTTGAAGCATTTCTATGATTCATTAATGCCACTTTGGCTGACACCTGAGGTATTTGAAAAGGCCAATAGTTTGTGTGATGTTGGTGCTGGAGCAGGTTTTCCAAGTATTCCCCTTAAGATTGTTCGTCCTGATTTAACGATTACCATCATCGATTCGCTCAACAAACGAATTCAATTTCTGGATCATTTGAGCGGAGTATTAGGATTAAGTGATGTGTCGGCGGTACATGCTCGAGCGGAAGAAGCAGGCCAGAATGCTACATACCGGGGACAATTTGACATTGTCACTGCCCGGGCAGTAGCTAGTTTGAATGTATTAACCGAATTATGTATTCCATTAGCACGTAAAGGCGGTCACTTCATTGCGTTGAAAGGCCAACAAGCTGAAGAAGAGCTCAAGGAAGCCCAAGGAGCCATTCGCCAGCTCGGGGCTAAGTATATATCCAGTGACTCAGAGAGCTTGCCAGGAGAAGAAGGCCAACGTACAATCATTACCATTCGAAAAACCTTAGATACACCTAACAAGTATCCAAGAAGACCTGGTAAGCCAGGTAAACAACCATTAAAGTAG
- a CDS encoding ParA family protein: MGKMISIGNQKGGVGKTTTTVNLGAALATLGKKVLIIDSDSQGNATSGLGVERGTIEVSLYEVLIDGVDIEEAIVPTSHEGLDIVPSNIQLAGAELELASMRGRESRLKNAVASIRDDYDYILVDCPPSLGQLSINAFTASDTIIIPVQAEYYALEGLTQLLNTIRLIQKSYNRNFRIEGVLITMLDARTNLGFEVVDEVKKYFQEKVYETIIKRNIRLSEAPSYGLSIIDYDPNSRGAKMYLDLAKEVIANDE; the protein is encoded by the coding sequence ATGGGTAAGATGATTTCCATCGGAAACCAAAAGGGAGGCGTCGGTAAAACAACGACGACAGTTAATTTAGGTGCTGCCCTTGCAACCTTAGGCAAGAAGGTCCTTATTATTGATTCAGATTCCCAAGGGAACGCCACCAGTGGCTTAGGTGTGGAACGAGGCACCATTGAAGTGAGTTTATATGAAGTGCTCATTGATGGCGTAGATATTGAAGAAGCGATTGTACCTACGTCACACGAAGGGTTGGATATTGTGCCGTCAAACATTCAACTTGCTGGAGCTGAGTTAGAATTGGCTAGTATGCGTGGCCGAGAATCCCGCTTAAAGAATGCGGTCGCTTCCATACGCGATGACTATGACTATATTCTAGTTGACTGCCCACCATCTTTAGGGCAATTATCTATTAATGCTTTTACAGCAAGTGATACGATAATTATTCCTGTTCAAGCTGAGTATTATGCTTTAGAAGGACTGACCCAACTATTAAATACGATTCGCCTCATTCAGAAATCTTATAATCGTAATTTCCGCATAGAAGGCGTATTAATTACAATGCTGGATGCGCGGACGAATTTAGGCTTTGAAGTCGTCGATGAAGTGAAGAAGTATTTCCAAGAGAAAGTATACGAGACAATTATCAAACGAAATATCCGCCTATCTGAAGCGCCTTCCTATGGTTTATCTATCATTGATTACGACCCGAATTCAAGAGGGGCGAAGATGTATTTAGATTTAGCAAAGGAAGTGATTGCTAATGACGAATAA
- a CDS encoding ParB/RepB/Spo0J family partition protein encodes MTNKGKKRSGLGRGMDALFSPYEETPSEHEIVEEIQLSEIRPNPYQPRKHFDEAALNELAESIKQTGVFQPVILRQSSIKGYELIAGERRVRASRMAGKETIPAIVRQLDEEQMIEIAVIENLQREDLSPLEEAEAYQTLMDKLSLTQAEVAERIGKSRPYIANYLRLLSLPDKIKAYVTDEALSMGQARTLLGLKDKEQMLPLAKKVIDEDLTVRQVEELVQLYNQKLQGKPKAKKEKTTKQKPAHIIEIEQQMQDYFGTSARIQQKGDQGKIEIEYFSESDLTRILDLLDIQL; translated from the coding sequence ATGACGAATAAAGGTAAGAAGCGAAGCGGCTTAGGCCGGGGGATGGATGCACTGTTCTCACCTTATGAAGAGACACCCAGTGAACACGAGATTGTCGAAGAAATCCAACTGTCAGAAATCCGCCCTAATCCTTACCAACCTAGGAAACACTTCGATGAAGCAGCTTTGAATGAATTAGCTGAATCGATTAAACAGACGGGTGTCTTTCAACCGGTGATTTTAAGACAGTCATCGATTAAAGGCTATGAGTTGATCGCGGGAGAACGTCGGGTTCGTGCGAGCCGAATGGCCGGCAAAGAGACGATTCCAGCTATTGTTCGCCAGTTAGATGAAGAGCAGATGATTGAAATTGCTGTAATTGAGAACTTACAGCGTGAGGATTTGAGTCCTTTAGAAGAGGCGGAAGCTTATCAAACCTTGATGGATAAACTTTCTTTAACGCAAGCAGAAGTTGCGGAAAGAATCGGTAAGAGCCGGCCATATATCGCCAATTATTTACGCTTATTATCTCTCCCGGACAAAATTAAAGCCTATGTCACTGATGAAGCACTTTCGATGGGTCAAGCGCGAACCTTATTAGGCTTAAAAGATAAGGAACAGATGTTACCGCTCGCTAAGAAAGTCATTGACGAAGATTTAACAGTGCGTCAAGTCGAAGAGTTAGTTCAATTATATAACCAGAAGCTACAAGGCAAACCTAAGGCGAAGAAGGAGAAAACTACCAAGCAGAAGCCGGCCCATATTATTGAAATAGAACAACAAATGCAAGATTATTTCGGAACGAGTGCCCGAATTCAACAAAAGGGCGACCAAGGCAAAATTGAAATTGAATATTTCTCTGAGTCGGATTTAACCCGCATTCTAGATTTGCTTGACATTCAATTGTAG
- a CDS encoding DUF951 domain-containing protein: MEKNYDKFDIVEMKKPHACQTNRWQIIRMGMDIRIQCQNCGHIVTMVRRDFDKKMKRVLEKGDTLNTPTNN; the protein is encoded by the coding sequence ATGGAAAAGAACTATGACAAGTTCGATATCGTAGAAATGAAGAAACCTCACGCCTGTCAAACAAACCGTTGGCAAATTATTCGCATGGGTATGGATATTCGCATCCAATGCCAAAACTGTGGCCATATCGTTACGATGGTTCGTCGCGATTTCGACAAGAAAATGAAACGTGTCTTAGAAAAAGGGGACACCTTAAACACACCAACAAATAACTAA
- the ychF gene encoding redox-regulated ATPase YchF: protein MALTAGIVGLPNVGKSTLFNAITKAGVEAANYPFATIDPNVGVVEVPDKRLKDITEIIEPKKEVPTTFEFTDIAGIVKGASKGEGLGNKFLANIRQVDAICHVVRCFEDGNITHVDGRVDPIADIETINLELIFADLETIDKRLAKTEKIARSTKDSEAVAEVAVLHKLKEHLEAGKLANSLEFTKEEEAIVRSLFLLTRKDMLYVANIGEDEISHPESNKFYQDVKALAEEQGAEVVPVCASLEEEIALLDDEEKREFLEGFGMEESGLDQLIQKAYTLLGLGTYFTAGEQEVRAWTFTKGMKAPEAAGVIHSDFERGFIRAETVSYEHLMEYGSMAAAKEAGHYRSEGKDYVVQDGDIMLFRFNV, encoded by the coding sequence ATGGCATTAACCGCAGGAATTGTAGGCCTACCAAACGTAGGGAAATCAACCTTATTTAACGCAATTACAAAAGCAGGAGTGGAAGCTGCTAACTATCCATTTGCCACAATCGACCCGAATGTCGGTGTGGTGGAAGTGCCGGATAAACGTTTGAAAGACATTACAGAGATTATTGAACCGAAAAAAGAAGTTCCAACAACCTTTGAATTTACGGACATTGCAGGCATTGTGAAAGGGGCAAGTAAAGGCGAAGGGCTGGGAAATAAATTCTTAGCAAATATTCGCCAAGTTGACGCCATTTGCCATGTTGTTCGTTGTTTTGAAGACGGGAATATTACACACGTTGATGGCCGGGTCGATCCGATTGCTGATATCGAAACGATTAATTTAGAATTAATTTTCGCTGATTTAGAAACGATTGATAAGCGCCTAGCTAAAACCGAGAAGATTGCCCGTTCCACAAAAGACTCTGAAGCAGTTGCTGAAGTTGCGGTGCTACATAAGTTGAAGGAGCATTTAGAAGCTGGTAAATTAGCGAACTCCTTAGAATTCACGAAGGAAGAAGAAGCAATTGTTCGCTCCCTTTTCTTACTTACGCGAAAAGATATGCTATATGTGGCTAATATTGGCGAAGATGAAATCAGTCATCCAGAAAGCAATAAGTTCTACCAAGATGTTAAAGCCTTAGCCGAGGAACAAGGGGCAGAAGTTGTCCCTGTATGTGCTAGCTTAGAAGAAGAGATTGCTTTACTCGATGATGAAGAAAAGCGCGAATTTCTCGAAGGCTTTGGTATGGAAGAATCCGGTTTAGATCAATTAATCCAGAAAGCTTATACTTTACTTGGTCTAGGCACATACTTTACAGCTGGAGAACAAGAAGTTCGTGCCTGGACCTTTACGAAAGGCATGAAGGCACCGGAAGCAGCGGGAGTTATCCACTCTGACTTTGAACGTGGCTTTATCCGTGCAGAAACAGTATCTTATGAGCATTTAATGGAATATGGTAGTATGGCTGCTGCCAAAGAAGCAGGGCATTATCGTTCAGAAGGGAAAGATTATGTCGTTCAAGACGGAGATATCATGCTTTTCCGCTTTAATGTCTAG
- a CDS encoding DUF1129 domain-containing protein, producing MSEKEQKLETQDVNEINETDQSAASDVVAEEIQEDIATDGVETVDLAEDAEAIDAFFDQAKAEASSPIAGINQATYNQLTKRNQQFLFDIDRYLIDEMPYEVRTKVYEEMVETLLAGQLSSQTARQIYGTPSEVAVTILEQEIKADEEAVTSPDWMIALDGSLFLGSVFTFLTGLSMMNAEEGQATYMGVLTIIVNYLFAGLAMLMISKVIPNPDAPKGERGYLRYFLVSILAMLVWFVAITASSVWLPASINPAFSGEVYMIIAAATFILRYYLKKRLNIQSDLF from the coding sequence ATGTCTGAGAAAGAACAAAAGCTTGAAACACAAGATGTCAATGAAATAAATGAAACTGATCAAAGTGCCGCAAGTGACGTTGTGGCAGAAGAAATACAAGAAGATATTGCCACAGATGGCGTTGAGACAGTAGATTTGGCTGAAGATGCAGAGGCCATCGATGCATTCTTCGATCAGGCCAAAGCAGAGGCTTCTTCACCTATTGCAGGAATTAATCAAGCAACCTACAATCAATTAACTAAACGCAATCAGCAATTTCTCTTTGATATAGATCGGTACCTTATCGATGAAATGCCTTACGAAGTGCGTACGAAAGTCTACGAGGAAATGGTCGAGACGTTATTGGCAGGTCAATTGAGTAGTCAAACGGCTCGCCAAATATATGGTACACCTTCTGAGGTGGCTGTAACGATTCTCGAGCAAGAGATTAAAGCAGATGAAGAAGCAGTAACATCTCCCGATTGGATGATTGCCCTAGACGGATCTTTATTCTTAGGTTCAGTCTTTACCTTCTTAACCGGTTTATCGATGATGAACGCTGAAGAAGGTCAGGCAACTTATATGGGAGTCCTAACGATTATCGTAAACTATCTATTTGCCGGACTTGCTATGTTGATGATTTCCAAAGTCATTCCTAATCCAGATGCACCTAAAGGCGAACGAGGTTATTTGAGATATTTCCTTGTGTCAATCTTAGCTATGTTAGTCTGGTTCGTGGCCATTACCGCAAGCTCTGTCTGGCTGCCAGCAAGTATCAACCCAGCCTTCTCCGGTGAGGTTTACATGATTATTGCAGCTGCAACTTTTATTTTGCGTTATTATTTGAAGAAACGCTTGAATATTCAAAGCGATTTATTCTAA
- the guaB gene encoding IMP dehydrogenase, whose translation MSNWDTKFAREGYTFDDVLLIPAESHVLPNDVDLQVDLAPNIHLNVPILSASMDTVTESEMAIALARQGGLGVIHKNMSIQAQAEEVQKVKRSENGVILDPFYLTPNHTVQDAEDLMSNYKISGVPIVKSQDDLTLVGIITNRDMRFIRDYTRPIRDTMTSENLVTAPVGTSLEEAEKILDHHRIEKLPLVDQDGKLSGLITIKDIEKVVQYPNSAKDSHGRLLVAAAVGITNDTFERAAALIAQDVDALVIDTAHGHSAGVIRKIKEIRETYPDTTLIAGNVATAEGARALFETGVDVVKVGIGPGSICTTRVVAGVGVPQLTAIYDAATAAKEFGKTIIADGGIKYSGDIVKAMAAGGHAVMLGSMLAGTDESPGEFEIYQGRRFKSYRGMGSLAAMERGSSDRYFQSRTEANKLVPEGIEGRVAYKGSVQDIIFQMLGGIRAGMGYVGAGNLQALRDDAQFMRMSGAGLIESHPHDVNITKEAPNYSRQ comes from the coding sequence ATGAGCAATTGGGATACAAAATTCGCCCGTGAAGGGTACACATTTGACGATGTCTTATTAATTCCAGCAGAGAGTCATGTCTTACCGAATGATGTGGATTTACAAGTTGATTTAGCACCAAATATTCATTTGAACGTACCCATTCTTAGTGCAAGTATGGATACTGTGACTGAGTCAGAAATGGCCATTGCTTTGGCGCGCCAAGGTGGTTTAGGTGTTATTCATAAGAATATGTCAATACAAGCACAGGCTGAAGAAGTTCAGAAAGTAAAACGTTCTGAAAATGGCGTTATTCTTGATCCTTTCTACCTAACACCTAATCATACTGTCCAAGATGCAGAAGATTTAATGTCAAATTACAAAATCAGTGGTGTCCCAATTGTTAAAAGCCAAGATGATTTAACCTTAGTAGGCATTATTACCAATCGTGATATGCGCTTTATCCGTGACTATACTCGTCCAATTCGCGACACAATGACTTCTGAGAACTTAGTGACGGCTCCAGTCGGTACTTCTTTAGAAGAAGCTGAGAAGATTTTAGACCACCATCGTATTGAAAAGCTTCCGCTAGTCGATCAAGACGGTAAATTATCTGGCTTGATTACGATCAAAGATATTGAGAAAGTTGTTCAATATCCAAATTCTGCTAAAGATAGCCACGGTCGTCTCTTAGTAGCAGCTGCCGTTGGGATTACCAATGATACCTTTGAAAGAGCAGCAGCTCTAATCGCACAAGATGTTGATGCCTTAGTTATCGATACTGCTCATGGTCATAGTGCAGGCGTTATTCGCAAAATTAAAGAAATTCGTGAAACATATCCTGATACGACCTTAATCGCTGGGAACGTAGCTACAGCTGAAGGAGCTCGAGCACTTTTCGAAACAGGGGTAGATGTTGTAAAAGTAGGTATTGGTCCTGGTTCAATTTGTACAACTCGGGTTGTCGCAGGGGTTGGTGTTCCACAGCTTACTGCAATTTATGATGCGGCAACCGCAGCTAAAGAATTCGGCAAAACCATTATCGCTGATGGAGGAATTAAATACTCTGGAGATATTGTTAAAGCAATGGCAGCTGGAGGCCATGCGGTGATGCTTGGTAGTATGTTAGCCGGAACGGATGAGTCACCTGGTGAGTTTGAAATTTACCAAGGTCGTCGCTTTAAATCATACCGCGGTATGGGAAGCTTGGCAGCAATGGAACGTGGTTCAAGTGATCGTTACTTCCAATCTAGAACGGAAGCGAATAAATTAGTACCGGAAGGGATTGAAGGACGCGTAGCTTATAAGGGGAGCGTTCAAGATATTATCTTCCAAATGCTTGGAGGAATCCGAGCAGGTATGGGTTATGTTGGGGCTGGCAATTTACAAGCACTGCGCGATGATGCACAATTTATGCGCATGAGTGGAGCTGGTCTAATTGAATCACATCCACACGATGTCAATATTACGAAGGAAGCACCAAACTATTCCCGTCAATAA
- a CDS encoding response regulator transcription factor has product MRILVADDDQEIVDLLSIYLRNEDFEVVKAYDGEEAWEALQKEPIDLAILDVMMPKIEGIEVVERARNAGMNTPIIIASAKTADHDKIEGLISGADDYVTKPFNPLEVIARVKSLLRRQSQYSEEPVAQANEIEVGPLIIRKDSHEVKTFNDKSIQLTALEFEILYLLASHPNQVFSAEEIFEQVWNDGSNVSAKTVMVHVSHLRDKIAKATGGEKVVQTVWGVGYKIEA; this is encoded by the coding sequence ATGCGAATACTCGTTGCCGACGATGATCAAGAAATTGTAGATTTACTGTCGATATATTTAAGAAATGAAGATTTTGAAGTAGTCAAAGCGTATGATGGTGAAGAGGCTTGGGAAGCCTTGCAGAAAGAGCCGATTGATTTGGCGATTCTAGATGTGATGATGCCTAAGATTGAAGGGATTGAGGTTGTAGAAAGAGCTCGGAATGCTGGGATGAATACGCCCATTATTATTGCCAGTGCCAAGACAGCCGATCATGATAAGATTGAAGGATTAATTTCCGGGGCAGATGATTATGTAACTAAGCCCTTCAATCCACTCGAGGTAATTGCTCGGGTTAAATCTCTTCTCAGACGGCAAAGTCAATATAGCGAGGAACCTGTTGCTCAAGCTAATGAAATTGAAGTAGGTCCCTTAATTATTCGGAAAGATTCCCATGAAGTTAAGACATTCAACGATAAGAGTATTCAGTTAACTGCCTTGGAGTTTGAAATACTGTACCTGTTAGCCAGTCATCCCAATCAAGTTTTTAGTGCGGAAGAAATATTCGAACAAGTCTGGAACGACGGTAGCAATGTAAGTGCCAAGACTGTTATGGTTCATGTGAGTCACTTGCGTGATAAAATCGCAAAAGCGACCGGTGGCGAGAAAGTTGTCCAAACGGTCTGGGGCGTAGGCTATAAAATCGAGGCCTAG